The sequence below is a genomic window from Halosolutus gelatinilyticus.
CCCCGCGCTGACCATCTCGGTCATCGGTGCCCTCTTCGGATTCACCCTGGTCGGAACGGCGCTCGCGCTGACGCTTCCCGACGTGTCCGCGAGACCGGCGATCGCGAGCGCGATCGTCGCCGCGTTGCTCGTCGGCGCCGTCGTGGGCAGCCCCGTCGACTTCGACCACCGCGGTGACGTCGTCTACGAGACCCAGACGCCCTACCAGCAACTCGAGGTCATCGACAACGGCGACGAGCGGGTCATGTACCTCGACGGCGCGCGTCACAGCGCGATCGATCTCGACGATCCCGACCGCCACGTCTTCACCTACACGAAGTACTTCCACCTGCCGATGCTCGCGACCGACGATCACGAGGACGTCGATCGGGTCCTGTTCATCGGCGGAGGCGGCTACACCGGGCCGCAGGACTACGCCGAGCGCTACGACGCGACGGTCGACGTCGTCGAGATCGACCCCGAGGTGACGGACGCGGCCAGGACGTACTTCGGACTCGATCGCGGGGAGGTCAACGTCCACACCGAAGACGGCCGGCAGTTCCTCCAGCGAACCGACGAGACCTACGACGTGATCGTCCTCGACGCCTACAAGAAGGAGCAGGTCCCGTTCCACCTGACGACGGTCGAGTTCATGGAACTCCTCTCCGATCGGCTGAGCGAGGACGGCGTCGTCCACGCGAACGTCATCTCGTCCCCGAACGGCCCGGCCGCCGAATTCTACCGCGCCCAGTACAAGACGATGAACGAGGTCTTCCCCGACGTGTACGCCTTCCGCACGTCCGACTCGACCGAGATCCAGAACATCCAACTGGTGGCGACGAACGACGAGACCGACCTCTCGCAGGCCGAGTTCGAAGCCCGGAACGAAGAGCGCAACCTGGGGGTCGACCTCTCGGCCGCGATCGACAACAAGCTCTCGGAGCCGAACACGGCCGACGCGCCCCTGCTGACGGACGATCGGGGGGAGGTGGATAGCTTACTCGATCCGATGCTGGGACAGCGGTATGTCATCGAGGAAACGCCGGAGAACGCCTCCCGGTCCGACTCGGAGCCTCCGACCGCCGAATCGACTCGCGCCCCGGGACGGGCGGCCGCGATCGGGGAGCCCGCGAACCCGGGCGAACTGCGACCGGCCGCGTCGTAGATCGCGTGAAGCCGTCGTACACCGGTCCGCACGCGCCGGCGGTGTCGGCGTGCGAATCAGGACCGCTGAAAGACTTATCACCTGATACGGCGAATACGTAGCAATGCACAGTAGGATAGCGAACGACGATACCCGAGATTCGATGGGATACGGCGTTGCGATCGGACTCTCCGTCGGGATTGCGATCGGCGTCTTGATGGACAACCTGGCGATAGGCATTGCCGTCGGCTTGGCCCTCGGACCCGCTTTCGGAGTCGGATGGGACAAAATAGGAAGATAGGGAGACAGACCGTCGAAAACGGCCCCGAACTCGTGGTTCCGAACAAATACGATCGGTAGAAAAGCGGATCTATCGGACGGCCGGATCAAGCCGATCGACCGTCGCGCGGCGCGCCGGCGATACCGCGTCGACGCCGATCGTTCCCGCGGCCGGGTGACGGCTTCCCCATCGGGTCGCGCGCGGCCGCCTCGACGATGGAACCGATCCGCACGGCCTCAGACGCCGCTTCCGGTCGGCGCGTCCGGCAACTCGTGTTTTTCGACCTCGATGCCGAGTTCCTCGAGCGCGGCCTCGAGGTGGCGCTCTTCGGCGAACTCGACGCCGTCCTCCTCGCGGAGCCGCTGGGCCGTCGCCAGCACCTCGCCGCGGCGATCGTCCGGGATCGAGAACTTGTCCGTCGAGAGCTCGATCGTCAGCCCGTTGTGGTCGCGCGTGTACAGCGAGTGGAAGATGCCGCGATCGAACTCGTTGTAGCCGCGTCCCGCCTCCTCGAGCGCTTCTTTCGTCTCGACGAACCGCTCCGGATCGACCGAGAACGAGAGGTGATGCACCGAGCCGATCTCGTGTCGGAGCGGACGCGGGTTCGACTGCCGATCGTCCGTCACGAAGAACGTGATGATCCGGCCGTCACCCGTGTCGAAAAAGAGGTGCGTCGAGTTCGGATCGTCGAGGTTCGGCTGTCTGAGCACCAGCGGCATGCCGAGCAGGTCGCGGTAGAACGCGATCGTGTCCGCCTCATTGCTCCCGATCAGAGTGATGTGATCGGTTCCGGAGAGTCGGATCGGGCTCTCCGGCGGTTCCGCGGTGATCTCGGGTTCGTCTGTCATGACCTCGAGTAGGAAGTCGAGACGTAAACCGCTACTCCCCGTAGCGCCCCCTCTCGGCGGCGCGCTCGCGGTCCCAGTCGTCTTGCGTCCGGCCGCTCGGAGATCATATCTGATATGGAATATTTTCTCAAATATACCAGAATTAATTTGCTTTTACCCCGCTCCGTTCGGGTACCGAGTCGAGAGAGGATGAGCCATCGGTCAGCGGAACGCTACTGCGGCATAATGCCGGAAACCCCCCGTATCCAGTGCACTATACGCGAATTATTTCGAAACCGATTGAGGTCGGATTCGGATCCGAGCCGATCCGGACGTCGTCTCGACGGAAATCTCGGAAGCGCGAAAAGCAGCCGTTTAAATCGCAATACGCCGGTTACGGTTCGGATTTCGATCGCGAACCCTGGATCCGTCTCTCACGCCTGAAACTGATTCGCCAATCGAACCCGCGGAGATTTACCATATAAATTATATACATCCAAATAAGATGAATTCTGTGCCGAACGGGTTGCGGTGCTTACGAGTGCGGACCCGATCGATGGGGAGGATACCGACGGATCGACCGAACGGGGACGACGCGGACACCGCCCCAGATCTCGCCGGCCGAAGTCGTCGACGGTCACTCGAGATCGCGAACGTTGTTGTCGTCCGGTCGCACCCGTATTACAACCGTATAGTTGTAAATCATTCTCGTTACAGAAGTGTGGGTGTAAATCACTCGAGTTCCGGAAACTCGATCCCCTCGATGGTGATCACCTCGGCCTCGATATCCTCGAAGACGGCACCCCAGCCGCCGATCGTGTGGCCGCCGTCGTCGCCCTCGACGACGAGCGTGGCGTAGCCGGACAGCTCCGTGATGGCGGATCCCGCGGGACGGCCGTTCCGCCGGCAGCGTTGATGTACTCGAGCGTCCCCCGCACCGCCGTGGACTCGCCCGTGGCCGGGCGCTGGCCCAGCACGCGAACCCGAATCGTCGCGCCGTCGTGCCAGAGCGGCGCGACGTCGAGGATGAACGCTTCGATGCTGATGTAGGTCGGATCCCGATCGGGATCGACGTAGAGTTGCTCGCAGGGCAACCACATGAGCGTCAGGTAGAACCAGTGTAACACCAGGGTGAGGATGTCGTCGTTGATGACGATCCCGTACGGTTCGCCGTGGTGGACGGCCGGCGCGAAGAACGCGCGCCGACGGTCGACGATCGCGAGAAACGGCCCCGGGAGCCCCCGCCAGCGAACTTGCAGAACGCCGGTCTCGGCGGGGTCTATCCCTCGTCCGTTGCCGCACAGCGTGACCCACGTCATGACGCCGCGATCGTCGGGCTGGAGTCGATCACCTCGGGATCGATCGTCTTCGACGACGACATCGATTCCCTCACACGATTCTCGCGCGGCGATCGGGTCCGGATCGACTTCGACGTCGACGACCTCTACCTGTTCGATCCCGACACGCAGGACGCGATCGAGACGAAAGCGTCCCAGGCGCCCGACCACTTGGACCTGCAACGGGCGGATCCGACCGAGGCCTGATGAACGGACTCCGGGCTCGGCGGTGTCCCGCTCGCGCCCTCAATCGGGCCGACCGCGGGAGGTGGCCGTCGCCGTCCGAGGATGGCTCTCACCCGGTGACCCACGAGACGGCGTTCCGGAGGAGCCGACGGGTCCCGTCGTGTCGCAACGACTCGTCGGTGTGGCCCAGCGAAACGTAACACACCCGGCCGTCACCGTTCAAGCGGACCCACGCGACCGGGTACGATCGAAGGTCGGGGTGGTCCATCTCCGCGAGCACCGTCACCTCCTCGTCGACGGCGACTCGATACGGCTCGTCGAAGACCTCGAAATCGTCGACCCCCGCCGTGACTGGGTGCTCGGTGACGATCTCGACCCCGAACGTCGTTTGCTCAGGATGGCCCACGAACCGGCCGCCGAGCAGCGCCTCGAGTTCGGCGATCGGCTCCGATCGCGTGTCGATGAGGTCGTCCGGGTCCGACGGGGCCGTGCTGTGCAGATCCGCTGCGCAGTGAACGCCGAGGTACCCGCCCCCGCGGCGGACGAACGCGAGCAGTCCCTCGAGTTGCTCCGCGGTGAGGTCGCTGTCTGTCAGATAGTCGATCAACAGGTCGTAGTCGGAGAGATCCGACAGGTCGTCGCGATCGGTGGTGACGGTGACGTCGGCGGCGTCGCCGATCGCGGCGACGAGTTCCGGGCCCTTATCGTCGATCGAGTGAAACGGAAACGTCGTCTCTCCGATCAGAAGCGCATTCATCGGTGTGAATCAGCTACTCGTCACGCCACCTAACTCTTC
It includes:
- a CDS encoding spermidine synthase, with the protein product MGVRSFSTDRLTKPELAVFVSGVVSMGLEILAVRIVAPQFGSHIYTVGGILTVFLAGLSLGYWQGGDRARYATNRQMSRLLLATAAYVAVVVYASDILLTATSTLPLPARYASLPSVIVLFGPPTYLLGFISPYAAELSAAESTGKASGRVYALGTIGSILGSALTTFVLVPALTISVIGALFGFTLVGTALALTLPDVSARPAIASAIVAALLVGAVVGSPVDFDHRGDVVYETQTPYQQLEVIDNGDERVMYLDGARHSAIDLDDPDRHVFTYTKYFHLPMLATDDHEDVDRVLFIGGGGYTGPQDYAERYDATVDVVEIDPEVTDAARTYFGLDRGEVNVHTEDGRQFLQRTDETYDVIVLDAYKKEQVPFHLTTVEFMELLSDRLSEDGVVHANVISSPNGPAAEFYRAQYKTMNEVFPDVYAFRTSDSTEIQNIQLVATNDETDLSQAEFEARNEERNLGVDLSAAIDNKLSEPNTADAPLLTDDRGEVDSLLDPMLGQRYVIEETPENASRSDSEPPTAESTRAPGRAAAIGEPANPGELRPAAS
- a CDS encoding TrmB family transcriptional regulator sugar-binding domain-containing protein, with product MVALRATLRRSRSGSDLHQHRSVHPRRRAALARRRDDSGSRAGPAPGHGRVHGGAGDARVHQRCRRNGRPAGSAITELSGYATLVVEGDDGGHTIGGWGAVFEDIEAEVITIEGIEFPELE
- a CDS encoding VOC family protein: MTDEPEITAEPPESPIRLSGTDHITLIGSNEADTIAFYRDLLGMPLVLRQPNLDDPNSTHLFFDTGDGRIITFFVTDDRQSNPRPLRHEIGSVHHLSFSVDPERFVETKEALEEAGRGYNEFDRGIFHSLYTRDHNGLTIELSTDKFSIPDDRRGEVLATAQRLREEDGVEFAEERHLEAALEELGIEVEKHELPDAPTGSGV
- a CDS encoding ThuA domain-containing protein, producing the protein MNALLIGETTFPFHSIDDKGPELVAAIGDAADVTVTTDRDDLSDLSDYDLLIDYLTDSDLTAEQLEGLLAFVRRGGGYLGVHCAADLHSTAPSDPDDLIDTRSEPIAELEALLGGRFVGHPEQTTFGVEIVTEHPVTAGVDDFEVFDEPYRVAVDEEVTVLAEMDHPDLRSYPVAWVRLNGDGRVCYVSLGHTDESLRHDGTRRLLRNAVSWVTG